The following proteins come from a genomic window of Miscanthus floridulus cultivar M001 chromosome 2, ASM1932011v1, whole genome shotgun sequence:
- the LOC136521473 gene encoding protein NRT1/ PTR FAMILY 4.6-like isoform X2 has product MLLNVLVFLSFQRCQPTRKTRVLIISSNKKSTANVDVIELQESNTQDHIFKSGTNQADETRVLVQMLPIFISCFLIYLPFTLLMTLSIQVGRAMDKGAGVIQIPSASLIAIPTAFHMLMQPCYSRILTLLLRTTTGHEHGVTPLQRIGAGSACGIAAACVATLVEARRLNVAEQHGLTSIGAGVPMSVFWLVIQFFLLSIMDIASFGGLIEFIESEAPSTMKLIAPAVQSCIAGFSAWSCSAFIQLVNRMTRSGDGGGGWLDGTNFNKTRLDHFFLLLGAFEVLASINYTFWARRYARKLRISTVETHEDDTRN; this is encoded by the exons ATGTTGTTGAATGTGCTTGTGTTTCTTTCCTTCCAAAGGTGCCAGCCGACTAGGAAGACAAGG GTTCTTATCATTTCATCAAATAAGAAGTCAACTGCCAATGTAGATGTTATTGAGCTACAAGAAAGCAACACACAAGATCATATTTTCAAATCTGG AACCAATCAAGCTGATGAAACTAGAGTCCTCGTTCAGAtgcttccaatcttcatcagttGCTTTCTCATCTACTTGCCATTCACACTACTAATGACATTATCCATACAAGTTGGTCGTGCAATGGACAAAGGCGCAGGCGTGATCCAGATACCCTCTGCCTCTCTCATTGCAATCCCAACAGCATTCCACATGCTGATGCAACCATGCTACAGCAGAATCTTGACACTGCTGCTGAGAACAACCACAGGACATGAGCATGGGGTCACCCCACTGCAGCGTATCGGTGCTGGATCAGCTTGTGGGATCGCTGCGGCATGCGTCGCCACATTAGTAGAAGCAAGAAGATTGAACGTTGCAGAGCAACACGGGTTAACATCGATAGGAGCTGGTGTGCCAATGTCTGTCTTTTGGCTGGTAATCCAGTTCTTCCTGCTAAGCATCATGGACATAGCATCCTTTGGCGGACTAATTGAGTTCATCGAGAGCGAGGCGCCTTCGACAATGAAGCTGATTGCACCAGCAGTACAGTCATGTATAGCTGGATTTTCTGCCTGGTCATGCAGCGCCTTCATTCAGCTTGTAAACAGAATGACAAGGAGTGGGGATGGTGGTGGAGGATGGCTGGACGGAACAAATTTCAACAAAACACGCCTTGATCACTTCTTTTTGTTGCTGGGAGCCTTCGAGGTATTGGCCTCGATCAATTACACTTTCTGGGCCAGGAGATATGCTAGGAAGCTACGAATCAGTACTGTCGAAACACATGAGGACGACACAAGAAATTAA
- the LOC136521473 gene encoding protein NRT1/ PTR FAMILY 4.6-like isoform X1 translates to MKFCFSDRDIKGASTLVDGNGDRKASMQVVLIISSNKKSTANVDVIELQESNTQDHIFKSGTNQADETRVLVQMLPIFISCFLIYLPFTLLMTLSIQVGRAMDKGAGVIQIPSASLIAIPTAFHMLMQPCYSRILTLLLRTTTGHEHGVTPLQRIGAGSACGIAAACVATLVEARRLNVAEQHGLTSIGAGVPMSVFWLVIQFFLLSIMDIASFGGLIEFIESEAPSTMKLIAPAVQSCIAGFSAWSCSAFIQLVNRMTRSGDGGGGWLDGTNFNKTRLDHFFLLLGAFEVLASINYTFWARRYARKLRISTVETHEDDTRN, encoded by the exons GTTCTTATCATTTCATCAAATAAGAAGTCAACTGCCAATGTAGATGTTATTGAGCTACAAGAAAGCAACACACAAGATCATATTTTCAAATCTGG AACCAATCAAGCTGATGAAACTAGAGTCCTCGTTCAGAtgcttccaatcttcatcagttGCTTTCTCATCTACTTGCCATTCACACTACTAATGACATTATCCATACAAGTTGGTCGTGCAATGGACAAAGGCGCAGGCGTGATCCAGATACCCTCTGCCTCTCTCATTGCAATCCCAACAGCATTCCACATGCTGATGCAACCATGCTACAGCAGAATCTTGACACTGCTGCTGAGAACAACCACAGGACATGAGCATGGGGTCACCCCACTGCAGCGTATCGGTGCTGGATCAGCTTGTGGGATCGCTGCGGCATGCGTCGCCACATTAGTAGAAGCAAGAAGATTGAACGTTGCAGAGCAACACGGGTTAACATCGATAGGAGCTGGTGTGCCAATGTCTGTCTTTTGGCTGGTAATCCAGTTCTTCCTGCTAAGCATCATGGACATAGCATCCTTTGGCGGACTAATTGAGTTCATCGAGAGCGAGGCGCCTTCGACAATGAAGCTGATTGCACCAGCAGTACAGTCATGTATAGCTGGATTTTCTGCCTGGTCATGCAGCGCCTTCATTCAGCTTGTAAACAGAATGACAAGGAGTGGGGATGGTGGTGGAGGATGGCTGGACGGAACAAATTTCAACAAAACACGCCTTGATCACTTCTTTTTGTTGCTGGGAGCCTTCGAGGTATTGGCCTCGATCAATTACACTTTCTGGGCCAGGAGATATGCTAGGAAGCTACGAATCAGTACTGTCGAAACACATGAGGACGACACAAGAAATTAA
- the LOC136521473 gene encoding protein NRT1/ PTR FAMILY 4.6-like isoform X3: MQVVLIISSNKKSTANVDVIELQESNTQDHIFKSGTNQADETRVLVQMLPIFISCFLIYLPFTLLMTLSIQVGRAMDKGAGVIQIPSASLIAIPTAFHMLMQPCYSRILTLLLRTTTGHEHGVTPLQRIGAGSACGIAAACVATLVEARRLNVAEQHGLTSIGAGVPMSVFWLVIQFFLLSIMDIASFGGLIEFIESEAPSTMKLIAPAVQSCIAGFSAWSCSAFIQLVNRMTRSGDGGGGWLDGTNFNKTRLDHFFLLLGAFEVLASINYTFWARRYARKLRISTVETHEDDTRN; encoded by the exons GTTCTTATCATTTCATCAAATAAGAAGTCAACTGCCAATGTAGATGTTATTGAGCTACAAGAAAGCAACACACAAGATCATATTTTCAAATCTGG AACCAATCAAGCTGATGAAACTAGAGTCCTCGTTCAGAtgcttccaatcttcatcagttGCTTTCTCATCTACTTGCCATTCACACTACTAATGACATTATCCATACAAGTTGGTCGTGCAATGGACAAAGGCGCAGGCGTGATCCAGATACCCTCTGCCTCTCTCATTGCAATCCCAACAGCATTCCACATGCTGATGCAACCATGCTACAGCAGAATCTTGACACTGCTGCTGAGAACAACCACAGGACATGAGCATGGGGTCACCCCACTGCAGCGTATCGGTGCTGGATCAGCTTGTGGGATCGCTGCGGCATGCGTCGCCACATTAGTAGAAGCAAGAAGATTGAACGTTGCAGAGCAACACGGGTTAACATCGATAGGAGCTGGTGTGCCAATGTCTGTCTTTTGGCTGGTAATCCAGTTCTTCCTGCTAAGCATCATGGACATAGCATCCTTTGGCGGACTAATTGAGTTCATCGAGAGCGAGGCGCCTTCGACAATGAAGCTGATTGCACCAGCAGTACAGTCATGTATAGCTGGATTTTCTGCCTGGTCATGCAGCGCCTTCATTCAGCTTGTAAACAGAATGACAAGGAGTGGGGATGGTGGTGGAGGATGGCTGGACGGAACAAATTTCAACAAAACACGCCTTGATCACTTCTTTTTGTTGCTGGGAGCCTTCGAGGTATTGGCCTCGATCAATTACACTTTCTGGGCCAGGAGATATGCTAGGAAGCTACGAATCAGTACTGTCGAAACACATGAGGACGACACAAGAAATTAA